One Streptomyces mobaraensis NBRC 13819 = DSM 40847 DNA segment encodes these proteins:
- a CDS encoding ComEA family DNA-binding protein, with protein MDVSGKVRHPGIQRLPAGSRVVDALDAAGGASPGVDMTGLNRARVLADGEQIVVGAPPGAGPPPPDTPARTNGAGQGGGSRPPAGAAPATGANGPLSLNAATVEQLDALPGVGPVLAQHIVDYRTEHGGFRSVTDLRQVNGIGARRFTDLRPLVQP; from the coding sequence GTGGACGTCTCCGGCAAGGTACGCCACCCCGGCATCCAGCGACTGCCCGCCGGCTCCCGCGTCGTGGACGCCCTGGACGCGGCAGGAGGCGCGAGCCCCGGCGTCGACATGACGGGACTCAACCGGGCCCGCGTACTCGCGGACGGCGAACAGATCGTGGTCGGGGCACCCCCGGGCGCCGGTCCACCGCCCCCCGACACACCGGCCCGCACGAACGGCGCGGGCCAAGGCGGCGGCTCCAGGCCACCGGCAGGGGCCGCACCCGCGACGGGCGCCAACGGCCCGCTCAGCCTCAACGCGGCGACGGTGGAGCAACTGGACGCGTTGCCGGGCGTGGGCCCGGTCCTGGCACAGCACATCGTCGACTACCGCACCGAACACGGTGGTTTCCGCTCGGTGACGGACCTCCGCCAGGTCAACGGCATCGGAGCCCGCCGCTTCACCGACCTGCGCCCCTTGGTGCAGCCATGA
- a CDS encoding DegV family protein, whose amino-acid sequence MSRHVAIITDSTAYLPQQAMERHGITAVPLTVVLGDTALEEGTEISARSVAHALQKRRPVTTSRPAPEVFAAAYRAAAESGAEGVVSLHLSAEFSGTYDAALLAAREAPVPVRVVDTGMVAMALGFCALAAADTASAGGTLDEAVAAAEKRAAGTAAFFYVDTLDYLRRGGRIGAAQALLGSALAVKPLLQLVDGRIDLREKVRTASRAVARLEEIALSHAGTTPVDIAVHHLATPDRAADLAGHLRERVPNLGELHVSEVGAVIGAHTGPGLLGVVVSARLEG is encoded by the coding sequence ATGTCCCGCCATGTCGCGATCATCACCGATTCCACGGCCTACCTGCCCCAGCAGGCGATGGAGCGGCACGGCATCACGGCCGTGCCGCTGACGGTGGTGCTGGGCGACACGGCCCTGGAGGAGGGCACCGAGATCTCCGCCCGCTCGGTCGCCCACGCCCTGCAGAAACGCCGGCCGGTGACGACGTCCCGGCCCGCCCCCGAGGTCTTCGCCGCCGCCTACCGCGCGGCGGCCGAATCCGGAGCCGAGGGCGTGGTCTCCCTCCACCTGTCCGCCGAGTTCTCCGGCACGTACGACGCGGCGCTGCTCGCGGCCCGGGAGGCGCCGGTCCCCGTCCGAGTCGTCGACACGGGCATGGTGGCGATGGCCCTCGGCTTCTGCGCCCTGGCCGCCGCCGACACGGCCTCGGCCGGGGGGACGCTCGACGAGGCGGTGGCCGCGGCCGAGAAGCGGGCGGCGGGCACGGCCGCCTTCTTCTACGTCGACACCCTCGACTACCTGCGCAGGGGTGGCCGCATCGGCGCCGCCCAGGCTCTGCTGGGCTCGGCACTGGCCGTCAAGCCGCTGCTCCAACTCGTCGACGGCCGCATCGACCTGCGCGAAAAGGTCCGCACCGCCTCCCGGGCCGTGGCCCGCCTGGAGGAAATCGCCCTCAGCCACGCCGGCACCACCCCCGTGGACATCGCCGTCCACCACCTGGCCACCCCCGACCGAGCAGCCGACCTGGCGGGCCACCTGCGCGAACGGGTGCCGAACCTGGGCGAGTTGCATGTGAGCGAGGTCGGCGCGGTGATCGGGGCGCATACCGGGCCGGGGTTGCTGGGGGTGGTGGTGTCGGCGCGGTTGGAGGGGTGA
- the leuS gene encoding leucine--tRNA ligase — MSETTTAAEVAAPHRYTAALAADIEARWQDFWDANGTYEAPNPGGELAGDPEVVARPRKFIMDMFPYPSGAGLHVGHPLGYIATDVTARYHRMTGHNVLHTLGFDAFGLPAEQYAVQTGTHPRVSTEANMENMKAQLRRLGLGHDKRRSFATIDPEYYKWTQWIFLQIFNSWFDEDAKKARPIAELVAQFESGERATPDGRSWSELSAVERADVLGEYRLAYASDAPVNWCPGLGTVLANEEVTADGRSERGNFPVFKSKLRQWNMRITAYGDRLLDDLDALDWPEAIKLQQRNWIGRSEGAHVDFAIDGRPDAKATVFTTRHDTLFGATYLVLAPEHPLVTEDSVVPASWPEGTHADWTGGHATPAEAVAAYRKEAAAKSDVERQADAKEKTGVFTGVYAVNPATGDRIPVFVADYVLMGYGTGAIMAVPAHDSRDFAFARAFDLPMRCVVKPSDDRGTDPAEWADSFDSKEAEIINSAGPEISLDGLVVPEAKTRVAAWLTERGIGEGTVNFRLRDWLFSRQRYWGEPFPIVYDEDGVAHALPESMLPLELPEVEDYAPRTFEPDDADTEPETPLSRNADWVNVELDLGDGVKRYRRETNTMPNWAGSCWYELRYLDPHNDERLVSPEAERYWMGPREDKPHGGVDLYVGGAEHAVLHLLYARFWSKVLFDLGHVSSAEPFHKLFNQGMIQAYVYRDARGIAVPAAEVEERDGAYWYRGEKVSRLLGKMGKSLKNAVTPDEICSEYGADTLRLYEMAMGPLDVSRPWDTRAVVGQYRLLQRLWRNVVDENTGEVTVVDAEPDEATLRVLHKTIDGVGQDMANLRFNTAIAKITELNNHVTKLAEVPRSVAERLVLLVAPLAPHIAEELWRRLGHDGSVVHQDFPAADPAYLVDEAVTCVVQIKGKVKARLEVAPSISEEELERVALAEPAVVAALGGAGVRKVIVRAPKLVNIVPA, encoded by the coding sequence ATGAGCGAGACCACTACCGCCGCCGAGGTGGCTGCCCCGCACCGCTACACGGCCGCGCTGGCCGCCGACATCGAGGCACGCTGGCAGGACTTCTGGGACGCGAACGGGACGTACGAGGCGCCCAACCCGGGCGGCGAGCTGGCCGGTGACCCCGAGGTCGTGGCCCGGCCGCGCAAGTTCATCATGGACATGTTCCCGTACCCCTCGGGCGCGGGCCTGCACGTCGGTCACCCGCTGGGCTACATCGCCACGGACGTCACCGCGCGGTACCACCGGATGACCGGCCACAACGTCCTGCACACCCTGGGCTTCGACGCCTTCGGCCTGCCCGCCGAGCAGTACGCGGTGCAGACCGGCACCCATCCGCGGGTGTCCACCGAGGCCAACATGGAGAACATGAAGGCGCAGCTGCGCCGGCTGGGCCTGGGCCACGACAAGCGGCGGTCGTTCGCGACGATCGACCCCGAGTACTACAAGTGGACCCAGTGGATCTTCCTGCAGATCTTCAACTCGTGGTTCGACGAGGACGCGAAGAAGGCCCGGCCGATCGCCGAGCTGGTGGCGCAGTTCGAGAGCGGGGAGCGTGCGACGCCGGACGGGCGCTCGTGGAGTGAGCTGAGCGCCGTCGAGCGCGCCGACGTCCTGGGCGAGTACCGCCTGGCGTACGCCTCCGACGCGCCGGTCAACTGGTGCCCGGGCCTGGGCACCGTGCTGGCCAACGAGGAGGTCACCGCCGACGGCCGCTCCGAGCGCGGCAACTTCCCGGTCTTCAAGTCCAAGCTGCGCCAGTGGAACATGCGCATCACCGCCTACGGCGACCGGCTGCTGGACGACCTGGACGCGCTGGACTGGCCCGAGGCCATCAAGCTGCAGCAGCGCAACTGGATCGGCCGCAGCGAGGGCGCGCACGTCGACTTCGCGATCGACGGCCGTCCGGACGCGAAGGCCACCGTCTTCACCACCCGGCACGACACCCTGTTCGGCGCCACCTACCTGGTGCTGGCCCCCGAGCACCCGCTGGTCACCGAGGACTCCGTCGTCCCGGCGAGCTGGCCCGAGGGCACCCACGCGGACTGGACCGGCGGGCACGCCACCCCGGCCGAGGCCGTCGCCGCGTACCGCAAGGAGGCCGCCGCCAAGTCGGACGTCGAGCGGCAGGCCGACGCCAAGGAGAAGACCGGCGTCTTCACCGGCGTGTACGCCGTCAACCCGGCGACCGGCGACCGGATCCCCGTCTTCGTCGCCGACTACGTCCTGATGGGCTACGGCACCGGCGCCATCATGGCCGTCCCCGCGCACGACAGCCGCGACTTCGCCTTCGCCCGCGCCTTCGACCTGCCGATGCGCTGCGTCGTCAAGCCGTCGGACGACCGGGGCACCGACCCGGCGGAGTGGGCGGACTCCTTCGACTCCAAGGAAGCCGAGATCATCAACTCGGCCGGCCCGGAGATCTCCCTGGACGGGCTGGTCGTGCCCGAGGCCAAGACCCGCGTGGCCGCCTGGCTGACCGAGCGGGGCATCGGCGAGGGCACCGTCAACTTCCGGCTGCGCGACTGGCTGTTCAGCCGCCAGCGCTACTGGGGCGAGCCCTTCCCGATCGTCTACGACGAGGACGGCGTCGCCCACGCGCTGCCCGAGTCGATGCTGCCGCTGGAGCTGCCCGAGGTCGAGGACTACGCCCCGCGCACCTTCGAGCCGGACGACGCGGACACCGAGCCGGAGACCCCGCTGTCCCGCAACGCGGACTGGGTCAACGTCGAACTGGACCTGGGCGACGGCGTGAAGCGCTACCGCCGCGAGACCAACACCATGCCCAACTGGGCCGGTTCCTGCTGGTACGAGCTGCGCTACCTGGACCCGCACAACGACGAGCGGCTGGTCTCGCCCGAGGCCGAGCGCTACTGGATGGGCCCGCGCGAGGACAAGCCGCACGGCGGCGTCGACCTGTACGTCGGCGGCGCCGAGCACGCGGTGCTGCACCTGCTGTACGCGCGCTTCTGGTCCAAGGTGCTGTTCGACCTGGGGCACGTCTCGTCCGCCGAGCCGTTCCACAAGCTGTTCAACCAGGGCATGATCCAGGCGTACGTCTACCGCGACGCGCGCGGCATCGCCGTGCCGGCCGCCGAGGTCGAGGAGCGCGACGGCGCCTACTGGTACCGGGGCGAGAAGGTCTCCCGGCTGCTGGGCAAGATGGGCAAGTCCCTGAAGAACGCCGTCACGCCGGACGAGATCTGCTCCGAGTACGGCGCCGACACCCTGCGCCTGTACGAGATGGCGATGGGCCCCCTGGACGTGTCCCGCCCCTGGGACACCCGCGCCGTCGTCGGCCAGTACCGGCTGCTGCAGCGCCTGTGGCGCAACGTGGTCGACGAGAACACCGGTGAGGTCACCGTCGTCGACGCCGAGCCGGACGAGGCGACGCTGCGCGTCCTGCACAAGACGATCGACGGCGTCGGCCAGGACATGGCCAACCTGCGCTTCAACACCGCCATCGCCAAGATCACCGAGCTGAACAACCACGTCACGAAGCTGGCCGAGGTGCCGCGCTCGGTCGCGGAGCGGCTGGTGCTGCTGGTGGCGCCGCTGGCCCCGCACATCGCGGAGGAGCTGTGGCGCCGGCTGGGCCACGACGGCTCGGTGGTGCACCAGGACTTCCCGGCCGCCGACCCGGCCTACCTGGTCGACGAGGCCGTGACCTGCGTTGTCCAGATCAAGGGCAAGGTCAAGGCGCGGCTGGAGGTCGCACCGTCGATCTCCGAGGAGGAGCTGGAGCGGGTGGCGCTGGCCGAGCCCGCGGTGGTCGCGGCGCTGGGCGGCGCGGGTGTCCGCAAGGTCATCGTGCGGGCGCCGAAGCTGGTGAACATCGTTCCGGCCTGA
- a CDS encoding protease pro-enzyme activation domain-containing protein, producing the protein MRSRRSRHSGARAGLALAAALPLVTGVLALGAPTAGADSGPPARQSLAGTKPEWATAAADRGTTSAKKAVTARVYLAGRDAKGLAAYARAVSDPRSASYGKYLTARQVKDRFGPTKGQIAEVTGWLKSAGLKVTGTNEHYVTVTGDAAAVQKAFGTRLHDYVKDGRTYHAPSSTATVPASLHGAVLTVVGLNDAPRRAHRDETLPGPSSAFVNSGPFSTYYGSNVNKSLPSAYGGHAPYAIKGYTGKQLRAAYGAKNFTGKGVTVAITDAYASPTIAKDIEQYAKRNGDKAYRKGQFSQVLPADWKHGSPEECDAAGWYGEETLDIEAVHAVAPESDIVYVAGASCQDDDLIDSLHKIVDNRLADIVSNSWSDIETHETPDVATAYDHVFQQGAVEGIGFYFSSGDDGDNSHKHGEKTVDTPANSPWVTSVGGTSLAVGKGDRYLWETGWGTHKAPLSKDGLTWSGFPGEFTGGAGGGTSKIFEQPYYQRGVVPDALAKADGAAKPMRVGPDIAAVADSTTGFLVGQTQTFPDKSVKYGEYRIGGTSLAAPVIAGVQALAQQARHGVPIGFANPGIYDRYGTAAYHDVTDHPLGKGQGIGNVRVDFNNGVDAKGGTTVSLRSLGDDGSLSATVGYDDVTGVGSPGRDYVTSYVPGHRR; encoded by the coding sequence ATGAGATCTCGCCGTTCTCGCCACTCCGGAGCCCGCGCGGGCCTGGCCCTGGCCGCCGCGCTGCCCTTGGTGACCGGAGTGCTGGCGCTCGGCGCGCCCACCGCCGGCGCCGACAGCGGACCGCCCGCCCGGCAGTCGCTGGCCGGTACCAAGCCCGAGTGGGCCACGGCCGCCGCCGACCGCGGCACCACCTCGGCGAAGAAGGCCGTCACCGCCCGCGTCTACCTCGCCGGCCGGGACGCCAAGGGGCTTGCCGCCTACGCCCGGGCGGTCTCCGACCCCCGGTCCGCCTCCTACGGCAAGTACCTGACGGCCCGCCAGGTGAAGGATCGTTTCGGCCCGACCAAGGGGCAGATAGCCGAGGTCACCGGATGGCTGAAGTCCGCGGGCCTCAAGGTGACCGGCACCAACGAGCACTACGTCACCGTGACGGGTGACGCCGCGGCGGTCCAGAAGGCGTTCGGCACCCGGCTGCACGACTACGTCAAGGACGGCCGGACGTACCACGCGCCGTCCTCGACCGCCACCGTCCCCGCCTCCCTGCACGGCGCGGTCCTCACCGTCGTCGGCCTCAACGACGCCCCGCGGCGCGCCCACCGGGACGAGACCCTGCCCGGACCGAGCTCCGCGTTCGTCAACTCCGGCCCCTTCTCGACGTACTACGGCTCGAACGTGAACAAGAGCCTGCCGTCGGCCTACGGCGGCCACGCCCCGTACGCGATCAAGGGCTACACCGGCAAGCAGCTGCGGGCCGCGTACGGCGCCAAGAACTTCACCGGCAAGGGCGTCACGGTCGCGATCACCGACGCGTACGCCTCGCCGACGATCGCCAAGGACATCGAGCAGTACGCGAAGCGCAACGGCGACAAGGCGTACCGCAAGGGCCAGTTCTCGCAGGTGCTGCCCGCCGACTGGAAGCACGGCTCGCCCGAGGAGTGCGACGCGGCCGGCTGGTACGGCGAGGAGACCCTCGACATCGAGGCCGTGCACGCGGTGGCCCCCGAGTCGGACATCGTCTACGTGGCCGGGGCCTCCTGCCAGGACGACGACCTCATCGACTCGCTGCACAAGATCGTCGACAACCGGCTGGCCGACATCGTCTCCAACTCCTGGAGCGACATCGAGACCCATGAGACCCCGGACGTCGCCACCGCCTACGACCACGTCTTCCAGCAGGGCGCCGTGGAGGGCATCGGCTTCTACTTCTCGTCCGGCGACGACGGCGACAACAGCCACAAGCACGGTGAGAAGACGGTCGACACCCCGGCCAACTCGCCGTGGGTGACCTCGGTCGGCGGCACCTCGCTGGCCGTCGGCAAGGGCGACCGCTACCTGTGGGAGACCGGCTGGGGCACCCACAAGGCGCCGCTGTCGAAGGACGGGCTCACCTGGAGCGGCTTCCCCGGCGAGTTCACCGGCGGGGCCGGCGGCGGCACCAGCAAGATCTTCGAGCAGCCGTACTACCAGCGCGGTGTGGTCCCCGACGCGCTCGCCAAGGCCGACGGCGCGGCCAAGCCGATGCGCGTCGGACCGGACATCGCGGCGGTCGCCGACTCCACCACCGGCTTCCTGGTCGGCCAGACGCAGACCTTCCCCGACAAGTCCGTGAAGTACGGCGAGTACCGCATCGGCGGCACCTCGCTGGCCGCCCCGGTGATCGCCGGTGTGCAGGCGCTGGCCCAGCAGGCCCGGCACGGCGTGCCGATCGGCTTCGCCAACCCCGGCATCTACGACCGCTACGGCACCGCGGCGTACCACGACGTCACCGACCACCCGCTCGGCAAGGGCCAGGGCATCGGCAACGTCCGCGTCGACTTCAACAACGGCGTAGACGCCAAGGGCGGCACCACGGTGTCGCTGCGCAGCCTGGGCGACGACGGCTCGCTCTCGGCGACCGTCGGCTACGACGACGTGACCGGCGTCGGCTCGCCGGGACGTGACTACGTCACGTCGTACGTGCCCGGACACCGGCGCTAG
- a CDS encoding MFS transporter: MSTIPSPRTTSAAGPGEVPGFSEADPTDNGARGPGRPGWLLLIVLLGQFMAILDSFVVNVATATIRTELHASGSGLQLVVAGYTISYAVLLITGARLGARHGHRRVFLAGLALFTLASLLCGLADGTGVLIAFRFVQGAGAAVMLPQVLSLIQRTYDGPARARALGLFSAVIASGAAIGMIVGGLLVDADLFGWSWRPVFLVNVPIGLLLLLLGVRLMPRDEPRAGERARGLDLPGLVLLAAAVMCFTVPMVLGEEQGWPLWTWLSFALCAVLAAAFAGYEARLARRGGAPLIAPVVLRAPGVPRAVARLGLTMAMNAGVLLSLSLHLQSGLGFGPLRTGLTFLPTAVAFGAVGLNWRRLPERWHAALPTAGLLLAAVSFAGTGLVLRDGGDGGLWLYAVLLGGGGGLGLAFSPTLGRTLAGVRPEHAADASGLLTTTSQLGLLTGVAVYGAGYLAEAGGGTAVSSAHGVWVTSLALAGTAVAAVGTVLPRRRR; the protein is encoded by the coding sequence ATGTCCACGATCCCGTCCCCCCGAACGACGTCCGCCGCGGGCCCCGGTGAAGTGCCCGGTTTTAGTGAAGCGGACCCCACTGACAACGGCGCCCGCGGACCCGGCCGGCCCGGCTGGCTGCTGCTGATCGTGCTGCTCGGCCAGTTCATGGCGATCCTCGACTCGTTCGTCGTCAACGTCGCCACCGCGACCATCCGGACGGAGCTGCACGCCTCCGGTTCCGGGCTGCAACTGGTCGTCGCCGGCTACACGATCAGCTACGCGGTGCTGCTGATCACCGGCGCCAGGCTCGGCGCCCGCCACGGCCACCGGCGGGTCTTCCTCGCCGGACTGGCCCTGTTCACCCTGGCCTCGCTGCTCTGCGGACTGGCCGACGGCACCGGGGTGCTGATCGCCTTCCGGTTCGTCCAGGGCGCCGGCGCGGCCGTGATGCTGCCGCAGGTGCTGAGCCTGATCCAGCGCACGTACGACGGCCCCGCGCGGGCCCGGGCGCTGGGCCTGTTCTCGGCGGTGATCGCCTCCGGCGCGGCGATCGGGATGATCGTCGGCGGTCTGCTGGTCGACGCGGACCTGTTCGGCTGGAGCTGGCGGCCGGTCTTCCTGGTCAACGTGCCGATCGGGCTGCTGCTCCTCCTGCTGGGCGTCCGGTTGATGCCCCGCGACGAGCCGCGCGCCGGGGAGCGCGCGCGGGGGCTCGACCTGCCGGGCCTGGTGCTCCTCGCGGCGGCCGTCATGTGCTTCACGGTGCCGATGGTGCTGGGCGAGGAGCAGGGCTGGCCGCTGTGGACCTGGCTGTCGTTCGCGCTCTGCGCCGTGCTCGCGGCGGCCTTCGCCGGGTACGAGGCGCGGCTGGCCCGCCGCGGCGGGGCGCCGCTGATCGCCCCGGTGGTGCTGCGGGCGCCGGGTGTGCCGCGGGCGGTGGCGCGGCTCGGGCTGACCATGGCGATGAACGCCGGCGTCCTCCTGTCGCTCTCCCTGCACCTGCAGAGCGGGCTCGGCTTCGGGCCGCTGCGCACCGGGCTGACCTTCCTGCCCACGGCGGTGGCCTTCGGCGCCGTCGGCCTCAACTGGCGCAGGCTCCCCGAGCGTTGGCACGCTGCCCTGCCCACGGCCGGACTGCTGCTGGCGGCGGTCTCCTTCGCGGGCACCGGGCTGGTCCTGCGCGACGGCGGCGACGGCGGCCTGTGGCTGTACGCGGTGCTGCTCGGCGGCGGTGGCGGGCTCGGCCTGGCCTTCAGCCCGACGCTGGGCCGTACGCTGGCCGGGGTGCGGCCGGAGCACGCCGCCGACGCCAGCGGGCTGCTCACCACCACCAGCCAGCTCGGCCTGCTCACCGGGGTGGCCGTCTACGGCGCCGGCTACCTCGCCGAGGCCGGCGGCGGGACGGCGGTCTCCTCGGCGCACGGGGTGTGGGTCACCTCGCTCGCGCTGGCGGGGACGGCGGTGGCCGCGGTGGGGACCGTCCTGCCGCGTCGGCGGCGCTGA
- a CDS encoding helix-turn-helix transcriptional regulator, with the protein MGDVTTMATLNGRRRTELAAFLRGRRARVRPTDVGIPEGLRRRTPGLRREEVAQLSGVGITWYTWLEQGRPINASVQVLDAIARTLRLDETEREHLYQLAEVPYTPRRVADADAVGPAVQAVVDALDPNPAVVYNARYDVLATNASYRALFPLVYLTADWKANALWQLFTRPECCSPFVDREEELPLLVATLRGAYGRHVGEPAWEEFLRLLTTASEEFRRLWEAGDVVPPGRRTKVMRHASVGELRLVSTSLALAETPETRVVVYTPDDAETARLLAALAALEDPLVGCPEHGMRLSEIRSRLAEKEPRPVR; encoded by the coding sequence ATGGGGGACGTGACGACGATGGCGACGCTGAACGGACGCAGGCGAACGGAGCTGGCCGCCTTCCTGCGCGGTCGGCGGGCCCGGGTGAGACCGACCGACGTGGGCATCCCCGAGGGCCTGCGCCGGCGCACCCCCGGCCTCCGGCGCGAGGAGGTGGCGCAGCTCTCCGGGGTCGGCATCACCTGGTACACCTGGCTGGAACAGGGCCGCCCCATCAACGCCAGCGTGCAGGTGCTGGACGCCATCGCCCGGACGCTGCGCCTGGACGAGACCGAGCGCGAGCACCTCTACCAGCTGGCCGAAGTCCCGTACACGCCGCGGCGGGTGGCCGACGCGGACGCGGTCGGCCCGGCGGTGCAGGCGGTCGTCGACGCCCTCGACCCGAACCCGGCCGTCGTCTACAACGCCCGCTACGACGTCCTGGCCACCAACGCGTCCTACCGCGCCCTGTTCCCGCTGGTGTACCTGACGGCGGACTGGAAGGCCAACGCCCTCTGGCAGCTCTTCACCCGGCCCGAGTGCTGCAGCCCGTTCGTCGACCGGGAGGAGGAACTGCCGCTGCTGGTGGCCACGTTGCGCGGGGCGTACGGGCGGCACGTCGGCGAGCCGGCGTGGGAGGAGTTCCTGCGCCTGCTCACCACGGCCAGCGAGGAGTTCCGCCGGCTCTGGGAGGCCGGGGACGTCGTCCCGCCGGGCCGCCGCACCAAGGTCATGCGGCACGCCTCGGTGGGCGAGCTCCGACTGGTCTCCACCTCGCTCGCGCTGGCGGAGACACCCGAGACGCGCGTGGTGGTCTACACCCCGGACGACGCGGAGACCGCCCGCCTCCTGGCCGCGCTGGCCGCCCTGGAGGATCCGCTGGTCGGCTGCCCCGAGCACGGGATGCGGCTGTCGGAGATACGGTCCCGGCTGGCGGAGAAGGAACCACGGCCGGTGCGGTGA
- a CDS encoding histidine phosphatase family protein, with product MNGSRGGGRGRRIVLWRHGQTAWNVERRFQGTTDIELTETGVAQARRAARLLAAMKPDAVVASDLRRAAGTAAELAALTGLEITHDAGLRETYAGAWQGLTHEEISERFGEQYAAWKRGEPVRRGGGELETEVAERAAPVVLAHADRLPDGGTLVVVSHGGTIRTTIGRLLGLDPLSWEALGGLSNCCWSVLGEGARGWRLLEHNAGTLPEPVLGDDD from the coding sequence CTGAACGGCAGCAGGGGAGGCGGCCGCGGCCGCCGCATCGTCCTGTGGCGGCACGGCCAGACGGCCTGGAACGTGGAGCGCCGCTTCCAGGGCACCACGGACATCGAGCTGACGGAGACCGGCGTCGCCCAGGCGCGCCGGGCGGCCCGGCTGCTGGCGGCGATGAAGCCGGACGCCGTCGTCGCCTCCGACCTCCGGCGCGCCGCCGGCACCGCCGCCGAGCTGGCGGCGCTCACCGGCCTGGAGATCACCCACGACGCCGGGCTGCGCGAGACGTACGCCGGTGCCTGGCAGGGCCTCACGCACGAGGAGATCAGCGAGCGGTTCGGCGAGCAGTACGCGGCCTGGAAGCGCGGGGAGCCCGTGCGGCGGGGCGGCGGCGAGCTGGAGACCGAGGTCGCCGAGCGGGCGGCCCCCGTCGTCCTGGCGCACGCCGACCGACTGCCGGACGGCGGCACGCTCGTCGTCGTCAGCCACGGCGGCACCATCCGCACCACCATCGGGCGGCTGCTCGGGCTGGACCCGCTCTCCTGGGAGGCGCTGGGCGGCCTCAGCAACTGCTGCTGGTCCGTCCTGGGCGAGGGCGCGCGCGGCTGGCGGCTGCTGGAGCACAACGCGGGCACCCTGCCGGAGCCGGTCCTCGGCGACGACGACTGA
- the rsfS gene encoding ribosome silencing factor, whose translation MTATDRSEKLIQAAAQAAADKLAHDIVAYDVSDVLSITDAFLLASAPNDRQVKSIVDEIEERLLKELGAKPVRREGDRDARWVLLDYVDIVVHVQHSEERVFYALERLWKDCPEMELPADAVATRGKAAEHARAQEAADGLDGELS comes from the coding sequence GTGACCGCCACGGACCGCTCCGAGAAGCTCATCCAGGCCGCCGCCCAGGCTGCCGCCGACAAGCTCGCGCACGACATCGTCGCGTACGACGTCAGCGACGTGCTGTCGATCACCGACGCCTTCCTGCTGGCCTCGGCCCCCAACGACCGCCAGGTCAAGTCGATCGTCGACGAGATCGAGGAGCGGCTGCTCAAGGAGCTGGGCGCCAAGCCGGTCCGGCGCGAGGGCGACCGGGACGCGCGCTGGGTGCTCCTGGACTACGTGGACATCGTCGTGCACGTCCAGCACAGCGAGGAGCGCGTCTTCTACGCCCTGGAGCGGCTGTGGAAGGACTGCCCCGAGATGGAGCTGCCCGCCGACGCGGTGGCCACTCGCGGCAAGGCCGCGGAGCACGCCCGCGCTCAGGAGGCCGCCGACGGGCTGGACGGTGAGCTGAGCTGA